A genome region from Pyrenophora tritici-repentis strain M4 chromosome 9, whole genome shotgun sequence includes the following:
- a CDS encoding CDC6, Cdc6-related protein, AAA superfamily ATPase produces MRLLHLDALGRLVSTDFHGNTIPPYAILSHRWSSSEILFNDVQSEAYKEKEEGYRKLEFCAKQAAQDKLQYFWVDTCCIDKWNLAELSKAINSMFQWYKNATRCYVFLSDVSVSAATEPVQRSDWEASFRKSVWFTRGWTLQELIAPVSVEFFSYEGHPLGDKASLDQLIHEITDIPLAALRNCPLDQFPTSEREGWAKKRRTTEAEDTVYCLLGILGVSMPTVYGEGQESARSRLQAEVKAAVNAPSIIPFSRNHRFVGRESQLTKLEAKLFSNEHTTTILAIVGLGGTGKSQLALEVAHRTRQSNKNCSVFWIDASDKDSLYQSYARVAQKLNVLGWNDDQADIKQLAKRCVVEISTRQCLLIFDNAEDTTLRSGGSSTIEYAVLADCLPQSKQCSVIFTTTNSNTAQALALENVIVLRELTLDAALKMLQVRLARPLANTEQQEAKHLLRELSYLPLAVMQAAACMNASGLTVQQYRSRLDKHKELAIKHSCDSSEGRLQGSGVKDTVAATLFLSIDQISRDNAFAADYLFLAACVDRKDISLDLLEAASMQEREDTIRVLDKYALVTRRPAESALDVHRLVHQALRERLQMQGQLIQRTKRTITQLLRVFPDDDHSNRSKWRRLLPHAQYALSNSPADDNDEERLRLAANCAISLSSDGRYEEAEELGVQVMQSRKRVLGHEHPDTLSSMTNLASTYWNQGRWKEAEELGVQVMQTRKRVLGGEHPDTLISMANLASTYWNQGRWKEAEELGVQVMQTRKRVLGHEHPNTLMSMANLASTHWNQGRWKEAEELGVQVMQTRKRVLGHEHPDTLMSIGNLAATYRNQGRWKEAEQLEVQVMQARKRVLGDEHPDTLTGITNLATTYINQGRWKEAEELGVQVMQSSKRVLGDEHPHTLSSMANLASTYWNQGRWKEAEELEVQVIQSSKRVLGDEHPHTLTGMANLASTYRNQGRWKEAEELGVQVMQSRKKVLGGEHPDMLISMGNLASTYRNQGRWKEAEELEVQVIQSSKRVLGHEHPDTLRSTANLASTYWNQGRWKEAEELGEQVMQARKRVLGDEHPDTLISMGNLASTYRNQGRWKEAEELEVQVMQARKRVLGDKHPHTLISMGNLASTYRNQGRWKEAEELEVQVMQARKRVLGHEHPDTLSSMANLASTYRNQGRWKEAEQLEVQVMQARKRVLGDEHPDMLTSMHNLAFTLH; encoded by the coding sequence ATGCGGCTTCTCCACCTTGACGCGCTGGGAAGGCTCGTCTCGACAGACTTCCACGGCAACACGATCCCGCCCTACGCCATTCTGTCGCATAGATGGTCTAGTTCCGAGATCCTATTTAACGACGTACAGAGCGAAGCCTATAaggagaaagaagaaggctATAGAAAACTTGAGTTCTGTGCTAAACAGGCAGCTCAGGACAAGCTGCAGTACTTCTGGGTCGACACTTGCTGCATCGACAAGTGGAATCTCGCTGAGCTCTCAAAGGCGATCAACTCGATGTTCCAGTGGTACAAAAACGCGACACGATGCTACGTCTTCTTGTCAGACGTCTCGGTGTCGGCCGCAACAGAGCCGGTCCAACGCAGCGACTGGGAGGCGTCGTTCCGCAAAAGTGTATGGTTTACTAGGGGGTGGACGCTCCAAGAGCTAATTGCGCCGGTGTCAGTCGAGTTCTTCTCGTATGAAGGACATCCCCTAGGCGATAAAGCGTCGCTCGACCAGCTTATCCACGAGATCACCGACATCCCGCTCGCGGCATTGCGCAACTGCCCCTTGGACCAGTTCCCTACATCCGAGCGAGAGGGATGGGCCAAAAAGCGCAGAACGACTGAAGCAGAAGACACCGTTTACTGTCTACTTGGGATTCTTGGCGTCTCTATGCCCACCGTGTATGGCGAAGGACAGGAGAGTGCACGAAGCAGACTGCAGGCAGAAGTAAAGGCAGCTGTCAACGCACCGTCGATCATTCCATTCTCACGGAACCACCGCTTCGTAGGTCGAGAGTCGCAGCTTACCAAGCTAGAAGCAAAGCTCTTCAGCAACGAACACACCACTACTATACTAGCGATCGTTGGACTAGGCGGAACAGGCAAGTCGCAGCTTGCGCTCGAGGTTGCACACAGAACAAGGCAGAGCAACAAGAACTGCTCGGTCTTCTGGATAGACGCAAGCGACAAAGACAGTCTCTACCAGTCGTATGCAAGGGTTGCGCAGAAGCTTAATGTTTTAGGCTGGAACGACGATCAGGCGGACATAAAACAGCTTGCGAAACGCTGTGTAGTAGAGATTAGTACGCGGCAATGTTTACTCATTTTCGATAACGCAGAAGACACCACTCTACGATCTGGCGGCTCGTCTACGATAGAATATGCGGTCTTAGCCGACTGTTTGCCGCAGTCCAAGCAATGTTCTGTCATCTTCACAACAACAAATAGTAACACAGCTCAGGCGCTTGCTTTAGAGAATGTTATAGTGCTGCGAGAGCTAACACTAGACGCGGCGCTGAAGATGCTGCAAGTCCGCTTAGCGAGGCCCCTCGCGAACACTGAACAGCAGGAAGCCAAGCACTTGCTAAGAGAGCTTTCGTATCTCCCTCTAGCCGTCATGCAAGCAGCGGCCTGTATGAATGCTAGCGGTCTGACAGTACAACAGTATCGATCACGACTGGACAAGCACAAAGAACTAGCTATTAAACACAGCTGTGACTCGTCTGAGGGTAGACTACAAGGTTCTGGTGTGAAAGACACTGTAGCTGCTACGCTGTTTCTCTCCATCGACCAGATTAGTCGTGACAATGCGTTTGCCGCAGACTATCTGTTTCTTGCTGCATGCGTAGACCGAAAAGACATCTCGCTCGACCTTCTAGAGGCAGCCTCGATGCAAGAAAGAGAAGATACTATTAGGGTGCTTGACAAGTATGCGCTCGTCACTAGGCGACCTGCTGAGTCTGCGCTCGATGTTCATCGACTAGTCCATCAAGCTCTGCGCGAGCGGCTGCAAATGCAGGGACAGCTCATACAACGTACTAAACGCACTATCACACAGCTACTTCGTGTGTTCCCAGATGATGATCATAGTAACAGAAGCAAGTGGAGACGACTGCTCCCACATGCCCAATATGCTCTGTCGAATAGTCCGGCGGATGATAACGACGAAGAAAGATTGCGTCTTGCAGCAAACTGTGCTATATCTCTGTCTAGTGACGGACGGTATGAGGAGGCCGAAGAGCTGGGGGTGCAAGTGATGCAGTCGAGGAAGAGAGTGCTTGGCCACGAGCATCCTGACACGCTGAGCAGCATGACTAACCTGGCGTCGACGTACTGGAACCAAGGGCGGTGGAAGGAGGCCGAAGAGCTAGGGGTGCAAGTGATGCAGACGAGGAAGAGAGTGCTTGGCGGCGAGCATCCTGACACGCTAATAAGCATGGCCAACCTGGCGTCGACGTACTGGAACCAGGGGCGATGGAAGGAGGCCGAAGAGCTAGGGGTGCAAGTGATGCAGACGAGGAAGAGAGTGCTTGGCCACGAGCATCCTAACACGCTAATGAGCATGGCCAACCTAGCGTCGACGCACTGGAACCAAGGGCGGTGGAAGGAGGCCGAAGAGCTAGGGGTACAAGTAATGCAGACGAGGAAGAGAGTGCTTGGCCACGAGCATCCTGACACGCTAATGAGCATAGGCAATCTAGCAGCGACGTATAGGAACCAAGGGCGATGGAAGGAGGCCGAACAGCTGGAGGTGCAAGTGATGCAGGCGAGGAAGAGAGTGCTTGGCGATGAGCATCCTGACACGCTGACCGGCATAACCAACCTAGCGACGACGTACATCAACCAAGGGCGATGGAAGGAGGCCGAAGAGCTAGGGGTGCAAGTGATGCAGTCGAGTAAGAGAGTGCTTGGCGATGAGCATCCTCACACGCTGAGCAGCATGGCCAACCTAGCGTCGACGTACTGGAACCAAGGGCGGTGGAAGGAGGCCGAAGAGCTGGAGGTGCAAGTGATCCAGTCGAGCAAGAGAGTGCTTGGCGACGAGCATCCTCACACGCTGACCGGCATGGCCAACCTAGCGTCGACGTACAGGAACCAGGGGCGATGGAAGGAGGCCGAAGAGCTAGGGGTGCAAGTGATGCAGTCGAGGAAGAAAGTGCTTGGCGGCGAGCATCCTGACATGCTGATTAGTATGGGCAACCTAGCGTCGACGTACAGGAATCAAGGGCGATGGAAGGAGGCCGAAGAGCTGGAGGTGCAAGTGATCCAGTCGAGCAAGAGAGTGCTTGGCCACGAGCATCCTGACACGCTGAGAAGCACGGCCAACCTGGCGTCGACGTACTGGAACCAAGGGCGGTGGAAGGAGGCTGAAGAGCTGGGGGAGCAAGTGATGCAGGCGAGGAAGAGAGTGCTTGGCGATGAGCATCCTGACACGCTGATTAGTATGGGCAACCTAGCGTCGACGTACAGGAACCAAGGGCGATGGAAGGAGGCCGAAGAGCTGGAGGTGCAAGTGATGCAGGCGAGGAAGAGAGTGCTTGGCGACAAGCATCCTCACACGCTGATTAGTATGGGCAACCTGGCGTCGACGTACAGGAACCAAGGGCGATGGAAGGAGGCCGAAGAGCTGGAGGTGCAAGTGATGCAGGCGAGGAAGAGAGTGCTTGGCCACGAGCATCCTGACACGCTGAGCAGCATGGCCAACCTGGCGTCGACGTACAGGAACCAAGGGCGATGGAAGGAGGCCGAACAGCTGGAGGTGCAAGTGATGCAGGCGAGGAAGAGAGTGCTTGGCGATGAGCATCCTGACATGTTGACTAGCATGCACAACCTAGCCTTCACGCTGCACTAA